One Streptosporangium becharense genomic window, TGGTCGACCACTCCACCCATTGGGCCGCCGCGAACATCCTGAGCGTCGACGGGGTCGGACTGTCGATCGCGGCCGCGCTGTCGGCCATCCGATCCCTCGGCACCCGCGACCCGCGAATCCACGAGCAGCTGGTGGACCACCGCATCCTCCTCAACGAGATGGAGAACGACCCTCGCCCGCCGACCGACGCCGAGACGCGACAGGCCGCCGACGAGTTCCGGCGGCGGCGCGGGCTCACCACCCGCGCGCAGACATTGGACTGGCTTGCCAAGACCGGCATGTCCGAGGAGGCGCTCTGGGGCCACGCCAAGATACAGGCGCGCATCACCCGGATCCGCGAGCGCTTCGCCGGTGACCCGGCCCGACGTTACCTCGCCGAGCACCCGGAGGAGTTCACCATGCGCCGGGCCGTGTGGGTGACCGGAGCCCGACCGGAGACGCTGGCCGCCCTGCTCGACGGACCGGTGACGGAGTTCGCGAACCGGGTCACCGCGGCGTTGCTGCCCATGGTCGGAGCCGACCATCCGACCGTGCCCGGCGGCAAGGGACGAGGAGTGCGCCTGCAGGCCACCGCGACGCTCACCCCCCACCTGCCGGAGCCGCTGCAGACCGTGTCCGCGGGGACGGCGATCGGACCGGTCCCCCACGACGGCGGCCATCTGGCCGGGGTCGTCTACGAGGTCGTCCCGCCGGACCCCGAGGCGCCCGAAGTGCTCAACGCGGCGCGGGACGCGGCGTTCCAGGCGTGGCTGGACGAGCGGCGCCGCGCCGCGGACATCAGGTGGTTCTGGCTGTGAGAAGAAGGCGAGTGCCGCTGCGCATGCAGCTGGCCCGCAGCGACTGCGGCGCCGCCTGCCTGTCCATGGTGCTCGGTGCCCTGGGGCGCCGCACCAGCCTGGCCGAGGTGCGCGAGCATCTCGCCGAGGGCGTCGACGGAGTCAGCCTGCGCGAGATGATCGCGGCCGGGGCCCGCTTCGGACTGCGGCTGCGCGCCTGCCGAGCCCCGCTGGACACCGTGCCCACCCTGCCCGTTCCGTTCGTCGCGATGTGGGAGAACAACCACTTCGTCGTGGTCGAACGCGCCACCCCCCGCGTCGTCATCGTGCTGGACCCGGCGCGGGGACGGCGGCGGCTGTCGCAGCGGCAGTTCCGGACCGGGTACTCCGGCACGGTACTGCTCGCCGACGCCCCCACCGGCCTCACCCCCGCCGTCAGGCCCCGGCCCTGGCGGATCCTGCGCCCGCTGATCGCGCCCGCACTGGCCAACCGGGGACTGATCGCCGCCGTGCTGCTGGCCTCGCTGGGCGTGCAACTGCTCGGGCTGGTCGTCCCGCTGTTCACCAAGCTCGTGGTGGACCGGCCGGTGGAGTTGGACGTGACGACTCTCGTGACGGCCGTCTGCTGCGTGGTGGTCACCCAGGCGCTGATGACATGGGCCCGCGCCTGGGCGATGATCCGGCTGCAGACGTCGGTCGCGGCCGAGGTGATGCGCAAACTCGTCGGCCACACGCTGTCCCTGCCGTACCGGTTCTTCCAGCGCCGGTCAAGGGGTGACCTGTTGAGCAGGCTCAGCGGGGTGGCCATGCTGCGTGACCTGCTCACCGAGCAGTCGCTGGCCTTTCTGTTCGACCTGTTCACCGCCGTGTCGTACCTGACGTTGCTGTTCGTGGCCTCGCCTCAGCTGGCGTTGCTGACACTCGCGGCCGCGGCCGTCCAGGCGGTCGTGGTGCTGGTCACCGCCGGCCGCGGAACGCATCTGGCCTTCGCCGCACTGCACACCAACGCCACCACCCAGTCCACCCTGGTCGACAGCCTCTCCGGCATCGAGGCGATCAAAGCCTCCGGCGGCGAGGCCGCCGCCGTCGCCCGCTGGCGTACGCACCACGACGAGGAGCTGAGCACCGGGGCGGCCCGCGACCGGCACGTGGCCGGGGTGCAGGCCGCCAGCGGCGCTCTGCAGAGCGCGTTGCACCTGGGCCTGCTCGTCGCGGTGTTCGCCACCGCCGGCGGCGGTGCGACGCTGGGTGACCAACTCGCCCTGGTCTCCCTCGCCATCGCCGCGACCGCGCCGCTGGCATCGCTGCTCGGCATCGTCTACCAGCTCCAGCTCGCCGCCGCGCACGTCGGGCGGATCGCCGACCTGCTGGGCACGGCTCCGGAGCGGACAGGCGGGATCCGGCTGGAGGGCGGGCTGCGCGGCGCCATCACCGTCACCGGGCTCAGCAGCGGCTACGACGCCCGCACCCCGGTGCTGCGGAACATCTCCCTGCGCATCCCGCCCGGTGCCCGGGTGGCGATCGTCGGCGCGTCCGGCTCCGGCAAGACCACCC contains:
- a CDS encoding TIGR04500 family putative peptide maturation system protein translates to MSTDQSTLPSATGPAAVPAVFAADLADAVALLRGLPTAQDRVDDAHRSVRDWGAQRPWLRVQLAVDDPPGTTRVGYDLLLEHPEGGTVALSAEVDDGIPWLVDHSTHWAAANILSVDGVGLSIAAALSAIRSLGTRDPRIHEQLVDHRILLNEMENDPRPPTDAETRQAADEFRRRRGLTTRAQTLDWLAKTGMSEEALWGHAKIQARITRIRERFAGDPARRYLAEHPEEFTMRRAVWVTGARPETLAALLDGPVTEFANRVTAALLPMVGADHPTVPGGKGRGVRLQATATLTPHLPEPLQTVSAGTAIGPVPHDGGHLAGVVYEVVPPDPEAPEVLNAARDAAFQAWLDERRRAADIRWFWL
- a CDS encoding peptidase domain-containing ABC transporter, coding for MRRRRVPLRMQLARSDCGAACLSMVLGALGRRTSLAEVREHLAEGVDGVSLREMIAAGARFGLRLRACRAPLDTVPTLPVPFVAMWENNHFVVVERATPRVVIVLDPARGRRRLSQRQFRTGYSGTVLLADAPTGLTPAVRPRPWRILRPLIAPALANRGLIAAVLLASLGVQLLGLVVPLFTKLVVDRPVELDVTTLVTAVCCVVVTQALMTWARAWAMIRLQTSVAAEVMRKLVGHTLSLPYRFFQRRSRGDLLSRLSGVAMLRDLLTEQSLAFLFDLFTAVSYLTLLFVASPQLALLTLAAAAVQAVVVLVTAGRGTHLAFAALHTNATTQSTLVDSLSGIEAIKASGGEAAAVARWRTHHDEELSTGAARDRHVAGVQAASGALQSALHLGLLVAVFATAGGGATLGDQLALVSLAIAATAPLASLLGIVYQLQLAAAHVGRIADLLGTAPERTGGIRLEGGLRGAITVTGLSSGYDARTPVLRNISLRIPPGARVAIVGASGSGKTTLGRALVGLVEPSAGQIYFDGVPLEELDLRWLRQQVGIVTQQPHLFAGTVMANISGFSSLSRQAVEHAARLAEIHDEIVRLPQGYDTDVGEGGSRLSGGQRQRLAIARALARRPRILLLDESTASLDAVTEERIRRNLLRLGQTQIIIAHRLSTIQDADLIVVLHRGQMVEAGTHHELIAYGRHYAGLVRHQYQAAGPAVPPAPGPGGRVSLRGGS